GACGGGTTTGGTTAAGTTACTACAACGCATGGGTGCAACAATTACGGTGCAAAATCGGATCAGCACAGCTGAACCAGTGGCTGATCTCAGCGTTGTTCATCAACAACTACACGGCATTGAGGTGGTTGCTGATGATATTCCAGGGGCGGTGGACGAGATTCCAATGTTAGTATTAGCAGCAACCCAGGCAAATGGACTGACGATTATTCATGGTGCCCAAGAATTACGGGTGAAGGAAACTGATCGCATTGCCACAGTAACGACAGAGTTAAATAAATTAGGCGCTCAGGTTGAGGAGTTACCAGATGGTTTTAAAATAACTGGTCCCACGCGCTTACATGCACCTGCTGGGACAATGGTTTCATCGCATGGAGATCATCGAATCGGGATGATGTTAGCGATTGCCGCTTTAATTACTGATGGTCAAGTAGTGTTGGAAGATGCGGATGCCGTCGATGTTTCATATCCCCAATTTTTCGCAGATTTAGAGAAGGTTTTGGTGTAGCTAATGACAAAAGCATTAATCTTGATTGGCTTTATGGGTGCGGGCAAGAGCACAATTGGTCGGTTAATCGCTGAAAAATTACAGCGGAATTTTATTGATACTGATGAATTATTGCAACAACGGCAAGGTCAAACGATCGCGGCCATCATGGAAGCGAAAGGAATGTTAGGCTTTCGTGAAGCTGAATTTGATGCATTACAGGCGGCTATTCAAACCGGCGGCGTGATTGCGACTGGCGGTGGCATTATTGATTACGAGCCAAGCTTTCAATTATTGAAGACAACGGCAGCACAAATTGTGTATTTACATGGTGACTTCACCCAACACCTGGACCGGATTATGCGGGATAGTCAACGACCATTACTACGCACAAAGTCCATCACGGAATTTGTTGAAATGTGGGATCTACGCCAGAGTAAATACGCCGTATTGGCGAATGTCACGCTTAGTTCATTTACCAAAGCACCCACAGACGTGCTGCTTGAAATTGAGATGTGGTTAAAGAACCCCCAGACCATGAACCAATCCGTTTCTAAACAGTTGGAGTTGAAGAAGCAAATTGAGCAAGTTCAACAGGAGTTGCGCATGCTGCAAGAGCTGCCAGTCAACGAGTAGCTGACTTGGCATTTTCTGACGTAGATTATCCAATCTTTTTCTTGCAAAATCAAAAAAGAAGCGTATAGTGAATAATTATTAGAGATATCTAATAAAATGTTGAGGAGGAATTATTATGTTTAATCAAGGCAACAAGGTAATCTCCACCACCCAAACCACCTCATGGTCGGTTGGGCATTTTAGCGTATCTTTAAACTAAGAGTTAAAGATAACGTCCAACCGTGCGCTTTTGAGCAGGGTTGGGCGTTTTTTATTATTTTTAAGTACAGACACTGTAAGGGAGAAAAAGAATGGAAGAGCAGAGACAGTTAAAACGGTCGTTAACGTCAGGACAGATGCAAATGATTGCATTAGGTGGCACTATTGGGGTGGGTCTGTTCATGGGTTCAACCTCAACCATCAAGTGGACCGGACCATCAGTCATGTTAGCGTATGCGTTTGTCGGGGTGATCTTATACTTGGTCATGCGGGCCTTGGGAGAGATTGTGTATGTCAATCCGACAACGGGATCATTCGCTGATTACGCCACTAACTATATTCATCCTGTTGCAGGATGGCTCACTGCATGGAGTAATATCTTCCAATTCATTGTTGTTGGTATCAGTGAAATTATTGCCGTTGGTGCCTACTTAGATTATTGGTGGCCCAGCATCCCACATTGGGTATCTGGGGTGATTGCGATTGTCTTATTGGCTCTTGCAAATTTGACGTCAGTTAAAGCCTACGGTGCACTAGAATTCTACTTCGCGTTGATTAAAGTGGTGACGATTATCGTGATGATTATTTTAGGATTATTGGTGATTTTCCTGGGCTTAGGTAATAACTGGCAACCGGTTGGCCTGAGTAACCTATGGTCGCATGGTGGCTTCTTTACTGGTGGTGTTAAAGGCTTCATTTTTGCTTTGTCGATTGTCGTTGGTTCTTATCAAGGAATTGAGTTGTTGGGAATTACCGCTGGTGAAGCCAAGGATCCTCAAAATGCGATTGTCCGCTCAGTTAAGGACATCATGTGGCGTATCTTGATTTTCTATATCGGTGCTATTTTCGTGATTGTCACGATTTTCCCATGGAATCAATTATCAGCGATTGGTTCTCCATTCGTTGAGACATTTACACGGGTCGGAATTGCAGGTGCGGCCGGGATCATCAACTTTGTTATTTTGACAGCCGCCTTATCTGGTGCTAACTCAGGAATTTTCTCTGCTAGCCGTTTTCTCT
This is a stretch of genomic DNA from Weissella soli. It encodes these proteins:
- a CDS encoding amino acid permease yields the protein MEEQRQLKRSLTSGQMQMIALGGTIGVGLFMGSTSTIKWTGPSVMLAYAFVGVILYLVMRALGEIVYVNPTTGSFADYATNYIHPVAGWLTAWSNIFQFIVVGISEIIAVGAYLDYWWPSIPHWVSGVIAIVLLALANLTSVKAYGALEFYFALIKVVTIIVMIILGLLVIFLGLGNNWQPVGLSNLWSHGGFFTGGVKGFIFALSIVVGSYQGIELLGITAGEAKDPQNAIVRSVKDIMWRILIFYIGAIFVIVTIFPWNQLSAIGSPFVETFTRVGIAGAAGIINFVILTAALSGANSGIFSASRFLYKLSVEGKIPAFWGKLSKQRVPYIAIISISVGILIGLLLNVVFSAYSKSSANMFTIVYSSSVLPGMVPWFVILWSELSFRRSNKELLKDHPFKMPLYPFTNYFAMITLVIILGFMFVNPDTRVSVSVGAVFLLIMTALYFVQARKNKIID
- a CDS encoding shikimate kinase; the encoded protein is MTKALILIGFMGAGKSTIGRLIAEKLQRNFIDTDELLQQRQGQTIAAIMEAKGMLGFREAEFDALQAAIQTGGVIATGGGIIDYEPSFQLLKTTAAQIVYLHGDFTQHLDRIMRDSQRPLLRTKSITEFVEMWDLRQSKYAVLANVTLSSFTKAPTDVLLEIEMWLKNPQTMNQSVSKQLELKKQIEQVQQELRMLQELPVNE